One Candidatus Schekmanbacteria bacterium genomic window, ATATCGGTTTGTTTTGCGGTTTTAATATGGAAAGAGAGGCAACATTCTTTCTGATAAGAAAATTAGGGATGATGAGAAATGATATTGAAAACATTTATTATCGTTCAGGCAGATGGCCGGGAGGATTCCTTGTTGAGGATACAAAGGGTAATAGAAAGTTCGTAAGTAAAGAGGATTACAGCCTTTTGAATTATCTCTTTTTGCCTAAAAGATGTTCGACTTGTCCTGATTATTCTGCAGAATTATCGGATATCTCTTTTGGAGATGCGTGGTATAAAAAAACTGGTGAGGGTTGGAATTCGGTTATAGTTAGAAATAAAGAGGCGCAAAGTATTCTTGAAGGTGCAGAATTGGTTATAGAAGAGGCAAATGCGGAAATGATAGTTGATTCCCATAAATTTGTAATAGACTTCAAAAAAAGAGGCGCATTGAAACGGATTGCAGTAGCAAATGAAGAATATCCGAAGTTTAATAATTATCCATCATCACTTTTAGAAATGACTTTATCTTCTTTCGACAAGTATTTTTTAATCTTTTACAGGTGGAGAAATCTTTTTATAAATATTTTTAGAATTTTGCCATTTTCTCTTTTTAGGATAACATCGAGATTGTTGAGGAGAAAAAGTATTGGAAAGTAAGAATGCCTATTTGATGTCCGTATTGAAGCAAACACCGCGACTTTTGGGTTTGCAGGATAGAAATGTTATGTCGAAAACATATGGATGCTTTGACAGACAGTATTGGCATTATAATATTTGTGATACTCCTGCGGCAAGATGTCAGGAAAGCTGTTTAACTTTACTATTGCTTTATCTCATAGACAATGAACTGAATGTTTATAGAAAAAATAATAATATATTGGCCTATAGTCGTGCAGCAATCGAGTTTTGGAAAAAAATTCAAAATAAAAATGGCTCATTTAATGAATGGTATCCAAATGAAAGCAGTTTTGTCGCATCAGCATTTACGCTTTATGCTGTTACAGAATATTTCCTTTTAGTGAAAAAA contains:
- a CDS encoding 4Fe-4S dicluster domain-containing protein yields the protein MKVIPDALCARCGTCEGVCPEGIIREDDRGFPIVLNREECTGCGLCKKVCPGMLVDFPPYCEDEESDFNPYLGFFFKVLSARSIDKKDAQFSASGGGVSALLKYLFKENLINCAFTVKIDNKYPFAAYPYLSRNIEDVEDSRQSKYQPVMLNKLLREMKDDDKAAVVGLPCHLHGLRKAEEAISPLRDKIILHIGLFCGFNMEREATFFLIRKLGMMRNDIENIYYRSGRWPGGFLVEDTKGNRKFVSKEDYSLLNYLFLPKRCSTCPDYSAELSDISFGDAWYKKTGEGWNSVIVRNKEAQSILEGAELVIEEANAEMIVDSHKFVIDFKKRGALKRIAVANEEYPKFNNYPSSLLEMTLSSFDKYFLIFYRWRNLFINIFRILPFSLFRITSRLLRRKSIGK